The following proteins are encoded in a genomic region of Sorangiineae bacterium MSr12523:
- a CDS encoding glutamine--tRNA ligase/YqeY domain fusion protein produces MSADPSPPPAKPTDFIREKVAADQQVNKYGGRVATRFPPEPNGYLHIGHAKSICLNFGIAQDFNGVCHLRMDDTNPTTEDPEYVAAIQRDVRWLGFDWGENMFYASDYYEKLYELAEKLITLGRAYVCDLSEDQMAEYRGTVGQPGKESPYRNRTVEENLDRFRRMRKGEFPEGSCTLRGKIDMTSPNMKMRDPPLYRIKHAHHYRTGDAWCIYPLYDFAHCLSDSIERITHSICTLEFESARELYDWVVQATEVPWVPKQTEFARLNLNYTVMSKRKLLQLVNEGHVHGWDDPRMPTLAGMRRRGYTPEAIRDFCQRVGVARNLSTVDVALLEHTVREDLNTRSPRVLAVLRPLKVTIENWPAGEVEELDGPYWPHDVPKEGSRKIPFSGQLYIDRDDFMENPPKDFYRLAPGRSVRLRHGYIVTCTQVLKDAAGEVTELVCTYDPATRGGMAPKGKKIDGTIQWVSAAHAVDAEVRLYDRLFAVEVPGASGADFKTDLNPQSLTTVTAKVEPSLATAAVGDRFQFERLGFFYVDLDSKAGALVFNRTVSLKDSWAKAAKPAAAPAPKPARKPAAAAAPAQQAPQAAVTIDAVPELKPIYEAAVKAGAKEKAALSLLTNDVLGEIRARGLEVPPFDGAAVAELLALIDDGTLSTKLAKDVLGAMFEGEGTPRAIVEKRGLRQIGDRGQVESAVDMVLAANADAVARYRAGNANVLGALVGLTIKATGGRANPKLVTDILKSKLAGGAS; encoded by the coding sequence ATGTCCGCAGATCCGTCACCCCCGCCCGCCAAACCGACCGACTTCATTCGTGAGAAGGTGGCGGCCGACCAGCAGGTGAACAAATACGGCGGCCGCGTGGCCACCCGCTTTCCGCCGGAGCCGAACGGCTACCTGCACATCGGGCACGCCAAGTCGATCTGCTTGAACTTCGGGATCGCGCAGGACTTCAACGGCGTGTGCCACCTGCGCATGGATGACACGAACCCCACGACGGAAGATCCGGAGTACGTGGCGGCCATTCAGCGCGACGTGCGCTGGCTCGGGTTCGACTGGGGCGAGAACATGTTCTACGCCTCGGACTATTACGAGAAGCTCTACGAGCTGGCCGAGAAGCTCATCACGCTCGGGCGCGCCTACGTGTGCGATCTGTCCGAGGATCAGATGGCCGAGTACCGCGGCACCGTGGGGCAGCCGGGCAAGGAGAGCCCGTACCGCAACCGCACCGTCGAGGAGAACCTCGATCGGTTCCGGCGCATGCGCAAAGGCGAGTTTCCCGAGGGTTCGTGCACCCTGCGCGGCAAGATCGACATGACGTCGCCCAACATGAAGATGCGCGACCCGCCGCTCTACCGCATCAAGCACGCGCACCATTACCGCACGGGCGACGCATGGTGCATCTACCCGCTCTACGACTTCGCGCACTGTCTGTCCGACTCGATCGAGCGCATCACGCACTCGATTTGCACGCTGGAATTCGAGAGCGCGCGCGAGCTGTACGACTGGGTCGTTCAGGCCACCGAGGTGCCCTGGGTGCCGAAGCAGACAGAGTTTGCGCGGCTCAATTTGAATTACACGGTGATGAGCAAGCGCAAGCTGCTGCAGCTCGTGAACGAGGGGCACGTGCACGGGTGGGACGATCCGCGCATGCCGACGCTCGCGGGCATGCGCCGCCGCGGCTACACGCCCGAGGCGATTCGCGACTTCTGCCAGCGCGTGGGCGTCGCCCGCAATTTGAGCACGGTCGACGTGGCCCTGCTCGAGCACACGGTGCGCGAGGATTTGAACACGCGCTCGCCGCGCGTGCTGGCGGTGCTGCGGCCGCTGAAGGTGACCATCGAGAACTGGCCCGCGGGCGAGGTGGAGGAGCTCGACGGTCCGTACTGGCCGCACGATGTGCCCAAGGAAGGGTCGCGCAAGATCCCCTTCTCGGGGCAGCTGTACATCGACCGCGATGACTTCATGGAGAACCCGCCGAAGGACTTTTACCGGCTGGCGCCAGGTCGTTCGGTGCGGTTGCGGCATGGCTACATCGTGACGTGCACGCAGGTGCTCAAGGATGCGGCGGGCGAGGTGACGGAGCTCGTGTGCACCTACGATCCGGCGACCCGGGGCGGGATGGCGCCGAAGGGCAAGAAGATCGACGGCACGATCCAGTGGGTCAGCGCGGCGCACGCGGTGGATGCCGAGGTGCGGCTGTACGATCGGCTGTTCGCGGTGGAGGTTCCCGGTGCGTCGGGGGCGGACTTCAAGACGGACTTGAACCCGCAGTCGCTCACGACGGTGACGGCCAAGGTGGAGCCCAGCTTGGCGACGGCGGCGGTGGGCGATCGTTTCCAGTTCGAGCGATTGGGGTTCTTTTACGTGGACCTCGATTCGAAGGCGGGCGCGTTGGTGTTCAATCGAACCGTGTCGCTCAAGGACTCGTGGGCCAAGGCGGCGAAGCCTGCGGCGGCGCCTGCACCCAAGCCGGCGCGGAAGCCGGCTGCGGCGGCGGCACCTGCGCAACAGGCACCCCAGGCAGCCGTGACCATCGATGCCGTGCCCGAGCTGAAACCGATCTACGAAGCGGCGGTGAAGGCCGGCGCCAAAGAGAAGGCGGCGTTGTCGCTGCTGACCAACGACGTGCTCGGGGAGATTCGGGCGCGCGGGCTCGAGGTGCCGCCGTTCGACGGTGCGGCGGTGGCGGAGTTGCTCGCGCTCATCGACGATGGGACGCTCTCGACGAAGCTCGCGAAGGACGTGCTCGGCGCCATGTTCGAGGGCGAAGGAACGCCGCGCGCCATCGTCGAAAAGCGGGGCCTGCGGCAGATCGGTGACCGCGGACAGGTCGAGTCGGCGGTGGACATGGTGCTGGCGGCGAATGCCGATGCGGTGGCGCGTTACCGCGCGGGCAACGCCAACGTGCTCGGCGCGCTCGTGGGGTTGACCATCAAGGCCACCGGCGGCCGGGCCAATCCGAAGCTCGTCACGGACATCCTGAAGAGCAAACTCGCAGGAGGCGCCTCATGA
- a CDS encoding DoxX family protein: MIQGWLAPHGERAFTAMRVVLGLMFSIHGMQKLFGILGAQAVPVASQMGVGGVIEFTSGLLIAFGLFTSWAAFIASGQMAVAYLQFHWKFQFGAAFFPVVNKGELAVVYCFAFLYLACRGPGPFSLDAYRSSR, from the coding sequence ATGATCCAGGGATGGCTCGCGCCCCACGGCGAGCGCGCATTCACCGCGATGCGCGTCGTGTTGGGGCTCATGTTTTCCATTCACGGAATGCAAAAGCTTTTTGGCATTCTCGGGGCGCAAGCCGTGCCCGTGGCTTCGCAAATGGGCGTGGGCGGCGTAATCGAATTCACGAGCGGGCTGCTCATTGCCTTTGGCCTCTTCACCTCGTGGGCCGCCTTCATTGCCAGCGGGCAGATGGCCGTGGCCTATTTGCAATTCCATTGGAAATTCCAATTCGGCGCCGCCTTTTTCCCGGTGGTGAACAAAGGCGAATTGGCCGTCGTGTACTGCTTTGCATTCCTCTATTTGGCATGCCGCGGTCCCGGCCCCTTCAGCCTCGACGCTTACCGTTCGAGCCGATAG